The following nucleotide sequence is from Candidatus Methylomirabilota bacterium.
GCGTCGGACGAGGCCGGGGCAGTATCGCGCCGATGGCCACCGCCACCACGGGCTCCCCGCCGATCATCCGGGCGCTCGATCACGTGGTCATCGCGGTGCGGAGCCTCGACACCGCGGTCGCGGCCTACCAGACCCTGCTCGGCCGCGCGCCGGCCTGGCGCGCCGAAGCCCACGGCGGCGGCGCCACCGTGGTCAGCTTCGCGCTCGGCAACGTGACGGTGGAGCTGATGGCGCCCGCGGGCGGCGGCGAGGGGGCGGCGCGGCTGCGCGCAGTGCTCGACGCGCAGGGCGACGGCCTCGCGAGCCTGGCCTTCGCCACCGCCGACCTCGAGCGCGCGCATCGCCGCCTGGCGCGCCTGGGCCTCGAGCCCGAGCCGATCGCCGGGGGCGAGAGCGTCGACGCGGCCACCGGCGGTCGCCGCCGCTTCCGACGCACGCGCGCCGCGACCACGCGGACGCACGGCGTGCGCCTCTTCCTCATGGAGCAGGCGCCGCTGCCGCGCTCGCCCGCCCTCGTCGCCGAGCCCTCGGCGGTGGCCGGCCTCGATCACGTGGTGATCCGGACGCCGGATCCGGAGCGGGCCACCGCCCTCTACGGAGCGCGCCTCGGCCTCGACATGCGCCTGGACCGTGCCAATCCCGC
It contains:
- a CDS encoding VOC family protein gives rise to the protein MIRALDHVVIAVRSLDTAVAAYQTLLGRAPAWRAEAHGGGATVVSFALGNVTVELMAPAGGGEGAARLRAVLDAQGDGLASLAFATADLERAHRRLARLGLEPEPIAGGESVDAATGGRRRFRRTRAATTRTHGVRLFLMEQAPLPRSPALVAEPSAVAGLDHVVIRTPDPERATALYGARLGLDMRLDRANPAWGTRLLFFRCGDLIVEVAHDLAAGVGSGPDRLWGLSWRVPDAQATRERLQAAGLDASEVRRGRKPGTHVLTLRDGTCGVPTLLLQPSPARDDV